In Calliopsis andreniformis isolate RMS-2024a chromosome 6, iyCalAndr_principal, whole genome shotgun sequence, a single genomic region encodes these proteins:
- the LOC143181151 gene encoding PRKR-interacting protein 1 homolog, which translates to MSENKEKEEERPVVAKTAIDLQRLKLQKLMKNPEKVVILPERPKAKNTPTVPEFVRNVMGSSAGAGSGEFHVYRHLRRKEYARQKFIQEKGRKELLDAEYHRKLEENKKIAEEITAKKRAKRLKKKQKWKQKKQMKTENIVGKVENNNDNFRAESTEEESSEEEQINEKNDVSSCS; encoded by the exons atgtcAGAGAATAAAGAAAAAGAGGAAGAAAGACCGGTTGTTGCAAAAACCGCAATCGATTTACAACGTTTGAAACTTCAAAAGTTAATGAAAAATCCA GAAAAGGTTGTTATATTGCCAGAAAGACCTAAGGCAAAGAATACACCAACAGTGCCAGAGTTTGTTCGTAATGTAATGGGTAGTAGTGCAGGTGCAGGTAGTGGAGAATTTCATGTGTATAGACATTTACGACGTAAAGAATATGCACGTCAAAAATTTATTCAAGAAAAGGGTCGTAAG GAACTCTTAGATGCTGAATATCATAGAAAGctagaagaaaataaaaaaatagcagAAGAAATAACAGCAAAAAAAAGAGCaaaaagattaaaaaaaaaacaaaaatggaAACAAAAGAAACAAATGAAAACGGAAAATATAGTTGGGAAAGTTGAAAATAACAATGATAATTTTCGAGCAGAAAGTACAGAAGAAGAAAGTTCAGAAGAAGAACAAATAAATGAGAAAAATGATGTGTCAAGTTGTTCatag
- the LOC143181146 gene encoding putative phosphorylase b kinase regulatory subunit beta isoform X1 — translation MTSVTQSTDPKRFSQIRNARQGSVIDLDIDMFLKISNYEDTVRQLDIYYGIVKRQLLRYQSCITGLFPQISSDKVVGSIRESIYSAAAIWSLYQAYRRIDDDRGKSYELGQSAVKCMRGILECWVKQSSRIELFKRNQCNRFALHCKFHLDTGDEIFKDAEYNHLQIDIVSLYLIFLVQMISSGLQIIYTQDEVAFVQNLVYYVERAYRTPDYGMWERGSRYNDGTPEIHASSIGMAKSALEAINGCNLFGEKGASWSVIYVDIDAHNRNRSIFETMLPRESSSKSVDAALLPTISFPAFATHEEVLYNETKANIVRRLKGNYGFKRFGRDGYKTILENKDRRYYKSGEIKEFDNIECEWPLFYIFMIIDGVFKNLPEQVEEYQKLLKERMHKDINGDPVIPMCYYVPEENLEAERNDPGNTYRLASNEGRGQRSSTDTELAPMYLWNQAVFVIAQLLTAGLLHINELDPIRRYLPSYNRPRKAGRYSAFQAKPSIGTHTDLVVQIVLIAESMRLQAMMATYGIQTQTPHEVEPVQILSSTQLVKVYEKLGVNNKLNLQGRPSRPIGSLGTSKVYRVCGMTVLCYPLIFEVSEFYLYRDMALLIDDIKTELQFVGKYWRLSGRPTVCLLIREEHMRDPQFKEMLDLFAMLKKGYCDKTKVRIGRLQNLISSSCIEHLDFMNTVETDLELTQFKQLEHDYIGYQSLTDVPKALTYAEDIKDYSSYINEPLYNILSEIRSNKNLYALCQLYGILLKREGIDYEINGMTVGDQLRSLYQQAGCLRYWTVVRYCSSLLNHTVDSISPFITGVLVKGKQITVGVIGQEETVFDKPMTPTEIQSVMYSTIQPHNVVQAVLQQEVLLYCGRLIGRNPEMFKGILKIRIGWVIEAIKLYLQIFVKNPKPIENYSPYEIRRFLIKALTVKDWATNENCTVLGRRKIEGCLCRVPAHFYNHVWEVLMRCPDGICVNGRELPQQPTLSNMTRSELTFALLVESLLHHIQLPEYRQIIVELLTIVSTILLRNPELSFQKQLNLNKLVEDAFLMYCKDHNLEKNADLSLFFSANYSLTAGYLARAVVNNVLTGGCFTTMYDINDAIENRETCKIA, via the exons atgacgTCTGTTACACAATCTACAGATCCAAAGAG ATTCTCCCAAATTAGAAATGCGCGTCAAGGAAGTGTCATAGATCTGGACATTGACATGTTCCTTAAGATTTCAAATTATGAAGATACTGTTAGACAACTTGATATTTATTATGGCATTG TGAAAAGACAATTATTACGTTATCAAAGTTGCATAACAGGCTTATTTCCACAAATTTCAAGTGATAAAGTAGTAGGAAGTATAAGGGAAAGTATTTACAGTGCTGCTGCTATATGGAGTTTATATCAAGCATATAG ACGTATTGATGATGATCGTGGAAAATCCTATGAACTTGGACAATCAGCTGTAAAATGTATGCGTGGAATTTTAGAATGTTGGGTCAAGCAATCTTCTagaatagaattatttaaacgCAATCAATGTAATCGTTTTGCACTGCATTGTAAATTTCATTTAGATACTGGTGATGAAATTTTTAAAGATGCAGAATACAACCATTTACAA attgatataGTTTcactttatttaatatttttggtaCAAATGATTTCTTCGGGTTTGCAAATTATATATACTCAAGATGAAGTAGCATTTGTACAAAATCTTGTATATTATGTGGAAAGAGCATATCGTACTCCAGATTACGGTATGTGGGAGCGTGGTAGTCGATACAATGATGGTACACCTGAAATTCATGCTAGTTCAATTGGTATGGCGAAAAGTGCCCTTGAAGCCATCAATGGATGTAACTTATTTGGAGAAAAAGGAGCTTCTTGGTCAGTCATATATGTTGATATTGATGCTCATAATCGAAATCGCAGTATTTTTGAAACAATGCTTCCAAGAGAATCTAGCTCTAAG AGTGTGGATGCAGCTTTGTTACCAACAATATCTTTTCCTGCATTTGCCACTCATGAAGAAGTGCTATACAATGAAACAAAAGCAAATATTGTTCGAAGATTAAAGGGCAATTATGGTTTTAAAAGATTTGGAAGAGATGGCTACAAAACAATATTAGAAAATAAAGATCGTCGTTATTATAAATCTGGTGAAATCAAG gaatttgataatatagagTGCGAGTGGCCactgttttatatttttatgatcATAGATGGTGTTTTTAAAAACTTACCAGAACAAGTAGAAGAATATCAAAAATTATTGAAAGAACGAATGCATAAAGACATCAATGGAG ATCCTGTAATACCTATGTGTTACTATGTACCTGAGGAGAACTTAGAAGCAGAAAGAAACGATCCTGGTAACACTTATCGATTAGCAAGCAATGAAGGAAGGGGACAAAGGAGTTCTACAGATACTGAACTTGCTCCCATGTATTTATGGAATCAAGCTGTGTTTGTAATTGCACAGTTGCTTACTGCTGGATTATTGCATATTAATGAATTAGATCCAATTAGACGATATCTTCCTTCATACAACAGACCAAGAAAAGCTGGAAGGTATTCAGCTTTTCAA GCTAAACCCAGTATT GGTACTCATACTGATCTTGTAGTACAAATCGTTCTTATTGCTGAATCTATGCGATTGCAAGCTATGATGGCTACATATGGTATACAAACGCAGACTCCACATGAAGTAGAACCTGTCCAGATATTATCATCAACACAATTGGTGAAGGTCTATGAAAAGTTAGGAGTGAACAATAAATTAAACTTGCAAGGTCGTCCATCAAGACCAATTGGATCTTTGGGCACAAGCAAA GTTTATagagtgtgtggtatgacagtgCTCTGTTACCCTCTAATATTTGAAGTATCAGAATTTTATCTGTATAGAGATATGGCTTTATTAATTGATGATATCAAAACTGAACTTCAGTTTGTGGGTAAATATTGGCGATTGTCAGGACGACCTACTGTATGCCTTTTAATACGAGAAGAACATATGag AGATCCACAATTCAAAGAAATGCTTGATCTCTTTGCAATGTTAAAAAAAGGCTACTGTGATAAAACAAAAGTACGAATTGGACGATTACAAAATCTTATTTCATCTTCGTGTATtg AACATTTGGACTTTATGAACACTGTAGAAACAGATCTTGAGCTTACTCAGTTTAAACAGTTAGAACATGATTATATTGGATATCAAAGTCTTACGGATGTTCCTAAAGCTCTGACTTATGCAGAAGACATAAAAGATTATTCA TCTTATATAAACGAACCATTGTATAATATATTAAGCGAAATTCGTAGCAATAAAAACCTTTATGCTTTGTGTCAATTGTATGGTATTTTGTTGAAACGTGAAGGTATTGATTATGAAATTAATGGAATGACAG TTGGCGATCAATTAAGATCATTATATCAACAAGCTGGTTGTCTTAGGTATTGGACAGTTGTTCGTTATTGTAGCAGTTTACTGAATCATACTGTTGACAGTATCAGTCCTTTCATAACAGGTGTTCTCGTTAAAGGAAAGCAG ATAACTGTTGGAGTAATTGGACAAGAAGAAACAGTATTTGATAAGCCAATGACACCAACAGAAATTCAGTCAGTTATGTATTCTACTATTCAACCACATAATGTAGTACAAGCTGTACTTCAACAGGAGGTTTTATTGTACTGTGGCAGACTTATTGGGAGAAATCCAGAAATGTTTAAAGGAATACTGAAAATACGTATtgg gtGGGTTATAGAAGCAATAAAACTTTACTTACAGATATTTGTTAAAAACCCAAAACCAATTGAAAATTATAGCCCATATGAAATTCGTCGATTTCTTATAAAAGCACTAACAGTCAAAGATTGGGCTACTAACGAAAA CTGTACAGTTTTGGGACGCAGAAAAATTGAAGGTTGCCTATGTAGAGTGCCTGCACATTTCTATAATCATGTTTGGGAGGTATTAATGCGTTGTCCTGATGGTATTTGTGTTAATGGACGAGAATTACCTCAACAACCTACTCTTTCTAATATGACTCGTTCCGAACTTACATTTGCTTTACTCGTGGaatctttacttcatcatatacaATTACCAGAATATCGCCAAATTATTGTAGAG ctGTTGACAATAGTATCAACAATTTTACTCCGAAACCCAGAGTTAAGTTTTCAAAAACAATTAAATCTTAACAAATTAGTTGAAGATGCTTTCTTAATGTACTGTAAG GACCATAATCTGGAGAAAAATGCTGATCTATCATTATTTTTTTCTGCTAATTACTCATTAACTGCAGGATATCTTGCTAGAGCTGTAGTTAATAATGTACTTACTGGAGGATGTTTCACAACAATGTACGATATTAATGATGCgattgaaaatagagaaacGTGCAAGATCGCATAG
- the LOC143180385 gene encoding E3 ubiquitin-protein ligase RNF25 produces MSDTMIDERVTDEIEALKAILLDNELNIKENNRGEPECIETVLFPSTGEDSQSQYVCVTLIVQLPVGYPDISPIISLRNPRGLDEETVKLMQSDAEAKCKDFIGQPVMFELIELIREHLTRSNLPTDQCAICLYGFREGDEFTKTECYHYFHSHCLAAHIGAAEQYYREEQEKLPQWQQDTNNKFQAICPVCRESINCDIESLWSAPPPIDVEAATDFSVTAELKELQTQMAALFLRQQQRGGIIDLEAEGVKMLVRTEDESSATTERLNPPGTSLNTYVNQTVQPVNQMQLPQSKQPSHQTQNHTNCQSRPLHHTYHGNNNRGHRNRGRGRPHYRRQFDRVKQTEVGPR; encoded by the exons ATGTCAGATACGATGATAGATGAAag AGTGACAGACGAAATCGAAGCATTAAAGGCTATACTACTTGATAATGAGTTgaacataaaagaaaataacag AGGTGAACCAGAATGTATAGAAACTGTATTGTTTCCTTCAACTGGTGAAGATTCTCAATCGCAATACGTTTGTGTGACACTAATTGTTCAATTACCAGTGGGCTATCCCGATATATCACCTATTATTAGTCTCAGAAATCCTAGAGGATTAGATGAAGAAACAGTAAAACTCATGCAATCAGATGCAGAAGCCAAATGCAAAGATTTCATAGGCCAACCAGTCATGTTTGAACTTATTGAG TTAATAAGAGAACATCTCACAAGAAGCAATCTTCCTACGGATCAATGTGCCATATGCTTGTATGGTTTCCGAGAAGGAGATGAATTTACCAAAACAGAAtgttatcattactttcattcacACTGCTTAGCTGCACATATTGGAGCTGCAGAGCAGTATTATAGAGAAGAGCAAGAAAAGCTGCCACAATGGCAACAAGATACTAACAATAAATTTCAG GCTATATGCCCTGTATGTCGAGAATCAATCAATTGTGATATAGAAAGTCTATGGTCTGCTCCACCACCGATTGACGTTGAAGCTGCAACAGATTTTTCAGTTACTGCAGAATTAAAAGAACTACAAACACAAATGGCAGCACTGTTTCTAAGGCAACAGCAAAGAGGTGGTATAATTGACTTAGAAGCTGAAGGAGTAAAAATGTTAGTAAGAACAGAAGATGAATCTAGTGCCACTACTGAACGACTCAATCCacctggaaccagtttgaatacATATGTAAATCAGACTGTGCAACCTGTCAACCAAATG CAATTGCCACAATCAAAGCAGCCCTCGCATCAGACGCAAAATCACACTAATTGTCAATCACGACCGCTACATCAtacttaccatggaaataataatCGAGGACATCGGAATAGAGGTCGTGGACGACCACATTATCGTCGACAATTTGACAGAGTTAAACAAACTGAAGTTGGCCCCAGATGA
- the LOC143181146 gene encoding putative phosphorylase b kinase regulatory subunit beta isoform X3 codes for MTSVTQSTDPKRFSQIRNARQGSVIDLDIDMFLKISNYEDTVRQLDIYYGIVKRQLLRYQSCITGLFPQISSDKVVGSIRESIYSAAAIWSLYQAYRRIDDDRGKSYELGQSAVKCMRGILECWVKQSSRIELFKRNQCNRFALHCKFHLDTGDEIFKDAEYNHLQIDIVSLYLIFLVQMISSGLQIIYTQDEVAFVQNLVYYVERAYRTPDYGMWERGSRYNDGTPEIHASSIGMAKSALEAINGCNLFGEKGASWSVIYVDIDAHNRNRSIFETMLPRESSSKSVDAALLPTISFPAFATHEEVLYNETKANIVRRLKGNYGFKRFGRDGYKTILENKDRRYYKSGEIKEFDNIECEWPLFYIFMIIDGVFKNLPEQVEEYQKLLKERMHKDINGDPVIPMCYYVPEENLEAERNDPGNTYRLASNEGRGQRSSTDTELAPMYLWNQAVFVIAQLLTAGLLHINELDPIRRYLPSYNRPRKAGRYSAFQAKPSIGTHTDLVVQIVLIAESMRLQAMMATYGIQTQTPHEVEPVQILSSTQLVKVYEKLGVNNKLNLQGRPSRPIGSLGTSKEFFIGL; via the exons atgacgTCTGTTACACAATCTACAGATCCAAAGAG ATTCTCCCAAATTAGAAATGCGCGTCAAGGAAGTGTCATAGATCTGGACATTGACATGTTCCTTAAGATTTCAAATTATGAAGATACTGTTAGACAACTTGATATTTATTATGGCATTG TGAAAAGACAATTATTACGTTATCAAAGTTGCATAACAGGCTTATTTCCACAAATTTCAAGTGATAAAGTAGTAGGAAGTATAAGGGAAAGTATTTACAGTGCTGCTGCTATATGGAGTTTATATCAAGCATATAG ACGTATTGATGATGATCGTGGAAAATCCTATGAACTTGGACAATCAGCTGTAAAATGTATGCGTGGAATTTTAGAATGTTGGGTCAAGCAATCTTCTagaatagaattatttaaacgCAATCAATGTAATCGTTTTGCACTGCATTGTAAATTTCATTTAGATACTGGTGATGAAATTTTTAAAGATGCAGAATACAACCATTTACAA attgatataGTTTcactttatttaatatttttggtaCAAATGATTTCTTCGGGTTTGCAAATTATATATACTCAAGATGAAGTAGCATTTGTACAAAATCTTGTATATTATGTGGAAAGAGCATATCGTACTCCAGATTACGGTATGTGGGAGCGTGGTAGTCGATACAATGATGGTACACCTGAAATTCATGCTAGTTCAATTGGTATGGCGAAAAGTGCCCTTGAAGCCATCAATGGATGTAACTTATTTGGAGAAAAAGGAGCTTCTTGGTCAGTCATATATGTTGATATTGATGCTCATAATCGAAATCGCAGTATTTTTGAAACAATGCTTCCAAGAGAATCTAGCTCTAAG AGTGTGGATGCAGCTTTGTTACCAACAATATCTTTTCCTGCATTTGCCACTCATGAAGAAGTGCTATACAATGAAACAAAAGCAAATATTGTTCGAAGATTAAAGGGCAATTATGGTTTTAAAAGATTTGGAAGAGATGGCTACAAAACAATATTAGAAAATAAAGATCGTCGTTATTATAAATCTGGTGAAATCAAG gaatttgataatatagagTGCGAGTGGCCactgttttatatttttatgatcATAGATGGTGTTTTTAAAAACTTACCAGAACAAGTAGAAGAATATCAAAAATTATTGAAAGAACGAATGCATAAAGACATCAATGGAG ATCCTGTAATACCTATGTGTTACTATGTACCTGAGGAGAACTTAGAAGCAGAAAGAAACGATCCTGGTAACACTTATCGATTAGCAAGCAATGAAGGAAGGGGACAAAGGAGTTCTACAGATACTGAACTTGCTCCCATGTATTTATGGAATCAAGCTGTGTTTGTAATTGCACAGTTGCTTACTGCTGGATTATTGCATATTAATGAATTAGATCCAATTAGACGATATCTTCCTTCATACAACAGACCAAGAAAAGCTGGAAGGTATTCAGCTTTTCAA GCTAAACCCAGTATT GGTACTCATACTGATCTTGTAGTACAAATCGTTCTTATTGCTGAATCTATGCGATTGCAAGCTATGATGGCTACATATGGTATACAAACGCAGACTCCACATGAAGTAGAACCTGTCCAGATATTATCATCAACACAATTGGTGAAGGTCTATGAAAAGTTAGGAGTGAACAATAAATTAAACTTGCAAGGTCGTCCATCAAGACCAATTGGATCTTTGGGCACAAGCAAA GAATTCTTTATAGGTTTATag
- the LOC143181146 gene encoding putative phosphorylase b kinase regulatory subunit beta isoform X2, producing MTSVTQSTDPKRFSQIRNARQGSVIDLDIDMFLKISNYEDTVRQLDIYYGIVKRQLLRYQSCITGLFPQISSDKVVGSIRESIYSAAAIWSLYQAYRRIDDDRGKSYELGQSAVKCMRGILECWVKQSSRIELFKRNQCNRFALHCKFHLDTGDEIFKDAEYNHLQIDIVSLYLIFLVQMISSGLQIIYTQDEVAFVQNLVYYVERAYRTPDYGMWERGSRYNDGTPEIHASSIGMAKSALEAINGCNLFGEKGASWSVIYVDIDAHNRNRSIFETMLPRESSSKSVDAALLPTISFPAFATHEEVLYNETKANIVRRLKGNYGFKRFGRDGYKTILENKDRRYYKSGEIKVSDVFNYGVFKNLPEQVEEYQKLLKERMHKDINGDPVIPMCYYVPEENLEAERNDPGNTYRLASNEGRGQRSSTDTELAPMYLWNQAVFVIAQLLTAGLLHINELDPIRRYLPSYNRPRKAGRYSAFQAKPSIGTHTDLVVQIVLIAESMRLQAMMATYGIQTQTPHEVEPVQILSSTQLVKVYEKLGVNNKLNLQGRPSRPIGSLGTSKVYRVCGMTVLCYPLIFEVSEFYLYRDMALLIDDIKTELQFVGKYWRLSGRPTVCLLIREEHMRDPQFKEMLDLFAMLKKGYCDKTKVRIGRLQNLISSSCIEHLDFMNTVETDLELTQFKQLEHDYIGYQSLTDVPKALTYAEDIKDYSSYINEPLYNILSEIRSNKNLYALCQLYGILLKREGIDYEINGMTVGDQLRSLYQQAGCLRYWTVVRYCSSLLNHTVDSISPFITGVLVKGKQITVGVIGQEETVFDKPMTPTEIQSVMYSTIQPHNVVQAVLQQEVLLYCGRLIGRNPEMFKGILKIRIGWVIEAIKLYLQIFVKNPKPIENYSPYEIRRFLIKALTVKDWATNENCTVLGRRKIEGCLCRVPAHFYNHVWEVLMRCPDGICVNGRELPQQPTLSNMTRSELTFALLVESLLHHIQLPEYRQIIVELLTIVSTILLRNPELSFQKQLNLNKLVEDAFLMYCKDHNLEKNADLSLFFSANYSLTAGYLARAVVNNVLTGGCFTTMYDINDAIENRETCKIA from the exons atgacgTCTGTTACACAATCTACAGATCCAAAGAG ATTCTCCCAAATTAGAAATGCGCGTCAAGGAAGTGTCATAGATCTGGACATTGACATGTTCCTTAAGATTTCAAATTATGAAGATACTGTTAGACAACTTGATATTTATTATGGCATTG TGAAAAGACAATTATTACGTTATCAAAGTTGCATAACAGGCTTATTTCCACAAATTTCAAGTGATAAAGTAGTAGGAAGTATAAGGGAAAGTATTTACAGTGCTGCTGCTATATGGAGTTTATATCAAGCATATAG ACGTATTGATGATGATCGTGGAAAATCCTATGAACTTGGACAATCAGCTGTAAAATGTATGCGTGGAATTTTAGAATGTTGGGTCAAGCAATCTTCTagaatagaattatttaaacgCAATCAATGTAATCGTTTTGCACTGCATTGTAAATTTCATTTAGATACTGGTGATGAAATTTTTAAAGATGCAGAATACAACCATTTACAA attgatataGTTTcactttatttaatatttttggtaCAAATGATTTCTTCGGGTTTGCAAATTATATATACTCAAGATGAAGTAGCATTTGTACAAAATCTTGTATATTATGTGGAAAGAGCATATCGTACTCCAGATTACGGTATGTGGGAGCGTGGTAGTCGATACAATGATGGTACACCTGAAATTCATGCTAGTTCAATTGGTATGGCGAAAAGTGCCCTTGAAGCCATCAATGGATGTAACTTATTTGGAGAAAAAGGAGCTTCTTGGTCAGTCATATATGTTGATATTGATGCTCATAATCGAAATCGCAGTATTTTTGAAACAATGCTTCCAAGAGAATCTAGCTCTAAG AGTGTGGATGCAGCTTTGTTACCAACAATATCTTTTCCTGCATTTGCCACTCATGAAGAAGTGCTATACAATGAAACAAAAGCAAATATTGTTCGAAGATTAAAGGGCAATTATGGTTTTAAAAGATTTGGAAGAGATGGCTACAAAACAATATTAGAAAATAAAGATCGTCGTTATTATAAATCTGGTGAAATCAAGGTCTCTGATGTATTTAATT ATGGTGTTTTTAAAAACTTACCAGAACAAGTAGAAGAATATCAAAAATTATTGAAAGAACGAATGCATAAAGACATCAATGGAG ATCCTGTAATACCTATGTGTTACTATGTACCTGAGGAGAACTTAGAAGCAGAAAGAAACGATCCTGGTAACACTTATCGATTAGCAAGCAATGAAGGAAGGGGACAAAGGAGTTCTACAGATACTGAACTTGCTCCCATGTATTTATGGAATCAAGCTGTGTTTGTAATTGCACAGTTGCTTACTGCTGGATTATTGCATATTAATGAATTAGATCCAATTAGACGATATCTTCCTTCATACAACAGACCAAGAAAAGCTGGAAGGTATTCAGCTTTTCAA GCTAAACCCAGTATT GGTACTCATACTGATCTTGTAGTACAAATCGTTCTTATTGCTGAATCTATGCGATTGCAAGCTATGATGGCTACATATGGTATACAAACGCAGACTCCACATGAAGTAGAACCTGTCCAGATATTATCATCAACACAATTGGTGAAGGTCTATGAAAAGTTAGGAGTGAACAATAAATTAAACTTGCAAGGTCGTCCATCAAGACCAATTGGATCTTTGGGCACAAGCAAA GTTTATagagtgtgtggtatgacagtgCTCTGTTACCCTCTAATATTTGAAGTATCAGAATTTTATCTGTATAGAGATATGGCTTTATTAATTGATGATATCAAAACTGAACTTCAGTTTGTGGGTAAATATTGGCGATTGTCAGGACGACCTACTGTATGCCTTTTAATACGAGAAGAACATATGag AGATCCACAATTCAAAGAAATGCTTGATCTCTTTGCAATGTTAAAAAAAGGCTACTGTGATAAAACAAAAGTACGAATTGGACGATTACAAAATCTTATTTCATCTTCGTGTATtg AACATTTGGACTTTATGAACACTGTAGAAACAGATCTTGAGCTTACTCAGTTTAAACAGTTAGAACATGATTATATTGGATATCAAAGTCTTACGGATGTTCCTAAAGCTCTGACTTATGCAGAAGACATAAAAGATTATTCA TCTTATATAAACGAACCATTGTATAATATATTAAGCGAAATTCGTAGCAATAAAAACCTTTATGCTTTGTGTCAATTGTATGGTATTTTGTTGAAACGTGAAGGTATTGATTATGAAATTAATGGAATGACAG TTGGCGATCAATTAAGATCATTATATCAACAAGCTGGTTGTCTTAGGTATTGGACAGTTGTTCGTTATTGTAGCAGTTTACTGAATCATACTGTTGACAGTATCAGTCCTTTCATAACAGGTGTTCTCGTTAAAGGAAAGCAG ATAACTGTTGGAGTAATTGGACAAGAAGAAACAGTATTTGATAAGCCAATGACACCAACAGAAATTCAGTCAGTTATGTATTCTACTATTCAACCACATAATGTAGTACAAGCTGTACTTCAACAGGAGGTTTTATTGTACTGTGGCAGACTTATTGGGAGAAATCCAGAAATGTTTAAAGGAATACTGAAAATACGTATtgg gtGGGTTATAGAAGCAATAAAACTTTACTTACAGATATTTGTTAAAAACCCAAAACCAATTGAAAATTATAGCCCATATGAAATTCGTCGATTTCTTATAAAAGCACTAACAGTCAAAGATTGGGCTACTAACGAAAA CTGTACAGTTTTGGGACGCAGAAAAATTGAAGGTTGCCTATGTAGAGTGCCTGCACATTTCTATAATCATGTTTGGGAGGTATTAATGCGTTGTCCTGATGGTATTTGTGTTAATGGACGAGAATTACCTCAACAACCTACTCTTTCTAATATGACTCGTTCCGAACTTACATTTGCTTTACTCGTGGaatctttacttcatcatatacaATTACCAGAATATCGCCAAATTATTGTAGAG ctGTTGACAATAGTATCAACAATTTTACTCCGAAACCCAGAGTTAAGTTTTCAAAAACAATTAAATCTTAACAAATTAGTTGAAGATGCTTTCTTAATGTACTGTAAG GACCATAATCTGGAGAAAAATGCTGATCTATCATTATTTTTTTCTGCTAATTACTCATTAACTGCAGGATATCTTGCTAGAGCTGTAGTTAATAATGTACTTACTGGAGGATGTTTCACAACAATGTACGATATTAATGATGCgattgaaaatagagaaacGTGCAAGATCGCATAG